One genomic segment of Burkholderia pyrrocinia includes these proteins:
- a CDS encoding plasmid mobilization protein produces the protein MATRKARRSGARPRAGRRIDVDLGEMKDELLAFCRRQNVSVSDALRQIVGRVLDTDVRRLPPIETGPSAGEPVPVKVRLSAAEHEAVREVAARMGFTTSRFFVAMVRALAMRQPQLGEREVAALEESNYQLAAIGRNLNQIARALNADLGVAGQRDRLVVIDALRREIHAHLEKVHDMQRANLERWQR, from the coding sequence ATGGCCACCCGGAAAGCGAGGCGGTCCGGTGCGCGCCCGCGCGCCGGCCGTCGCATCGACGTTGACCTCGGTGAGATGAAAGACGAGCTGCTGGCGTTTTGCCGTCGTCAGAATGTCAGCGTCAGCGATGCGCTGCGGCAAATAGTCGGGCGCGTGCTTGACACCGACGTTCGGCGGCTTCCGCCGATCGAGACGGGACCGTCGGCGGGAGAACCGGTACCGGTCAAGGTACGGCTGAGCGCGGCAGAGCACGAAGCCGTGCGTGAAGTCGCGGCCCGGATGGGCTTTACGACGAGCCGATTCTTCGTGGCGATGGTTCGCGCGCTGGCGATGCGGCAGCCGCAGCTCGGCGAGCGGGAGGTGGCCGCCCTCGAGGAATCCAACTATCAACTGGCTGCGATCGGCCGCAACCTGAACCAGATCGCGCGGGCATTGAATGCCGATCTGGGCGTGGCGGGGCAGCGGGATCGCCTGGTGGTTATCGACGCGCTTCGCCGCGAGATCCACGCACATCTGGAAAAAGTGCATGACATGCAGCGCGCGAATCTCGAGCGCTGGCAACGATAG
- a CDS encoding relaxase/mobilization nuclease domain-containing protein produces the protein MGHPQVYVDGILVHWGDRLFYEPVRGRRAPRAARVQWAGRAARASAMRAQIDRTLRKVPEVMVKITNRPGTRNGMAAIRSHLEYVSRNGEVELEDQDGESIAGWHDVQDLARMWRHAGRGIAEESERREAFNVMLSMPPGTDRAAVKAAAREFAREEFGGKHDYVFAAHNDENHPHVHLVVLARGRDGRRLNPRKADLQRWRERFAHELREHGVEANATPRRTRGVTQRYERQSIRQMRERGVTPRARPAAPDARATFEAHLPTMTAWRATAEVLASSSDVSDQRMAREITDFVREMPVAVGARGIDKRDVVPQAGKKPSGHRRRGVPDAER, from the coding sequence GTGGGACACCCTCAAGTGTATGTTGACGGCATTCTTGTGCATTGGGGCGACCGGCTTTTCTACGAGCCGGTGCGTGGCCGCCGGGCGCCGCGCGCAGCCCGCGTGCAGTGGGCGGGTCGGGCCGCGCGCGCGAGCGCGATGCGGGCGCAGATCGATCGTACGCTGAGGAAGGTGCCGGAAGTGATGGTCAAGATCACGAATCGGCCCGGTACGCGCAACGGCATGGCGGCGATTCGTAGCCATCTCGAGTATGTCAGTCGTAACGGCGAGGTCGAGCTGGAGGACCAGGACGGCGAATCTATCGCTGGCTGGCATGACGTGCAGGATCTTGCGCGTATGTGGCGGCACGCGGGTCGCGGGATCGCCGAAGAAAGTGAGCGGCGGGAAGCATTCAACGTCATGCTGTCGATGCCGCCTGGCACGGATCGGGCGGCGGTCAAGGCGGCCGCGCGTGAATTTGCGCGCGAGGAATTCGGCGGCAAGCACGACTACGTGTTCGCTGCGCACAACGACGAGAACCATCCGCACGTTCACCTCGTCGTGCTGGCGCGTGGCCGTGACGGGCGGCGCCTGAATCCGCGTAAGGCGGATCTGCAACGCTGGCGCGAGCGCTTTGCGCACGAGCTGCGCGAGCATGGCGTCGAAGCGAACGCGACGCCGCGGCGCACGCGTGGTGTGACCCAGCGTTACGAGCGGCAGTCGATTCGGCAAATGCGGGAGCGGGGCGTGACGCCGCGCGCGCGGCCTGCGGCCCCGGATGCTCGCGCGACGTTCGAAGCGCATCTGCCGACGATGACGGCGTGGCGCGCGACGGCCGAGGTGCTGGCCTCATCCAGTGATGTGTCCGACCAACGCATGGCGCGTGAGATTACGGATTTTGTGAGGGAGATGCCGGTCGCCGTTGGAGCACGCGGGATCGACAAGCGCGATGTTGTGCCGCAGGCCGGTAAAAAACCGAGCGGGCATC